From one Desulfurococcus sp. genomic stretch:
- a CDS encoding TldD/PmbA family protein, whose amino-acid sequence MELHRKILEEALGKGFQEAAVRLVETERTMSKIANSELSVVQYWRLVNVELYLVKDKRVIIAEVVGLDPSRVSLTLEQLVSMAGRVRESEIYAPLPEPGKPAEVPGMVDEKIIEHLYDPSSLVEEIVGVAHEEKIDYVAGMLNLEHVKEYLATSKGFDGTHEYTSMESYIRAFAGEEGSGQWSTCSTKLRRDKLSTMARIAARYAVESKSRLDVEPGVYDLVLSPMVFGNLLEYLSYMATGFAIMTGLSIFMKNQPGDKVASSQLTVIDDPHEAELPGSRGFDLEGVPTRRKPIIKTGVLATILHNSKTASKFNTETTGNAGWLSPEPWNLIVEPGDYTVEELISEVRKGLLINNNWYTRFQNYVEGEFSTITRDALFYIENGEIKGAARKIRIADKLSSILANIEGLTRDRYDVKWWEVRYPTRAPFILVRNVNTSKHVM is encoded by the coding sequence GGTTGAAACCGAGAGGACTATGAGTAAGATAGCTAACAGCGAGTTAAGCGTGGTACAATACTGGAGGCTCGTCAATGTAGAACTCTACTTAGTGAAGGATAAGAGGGTAATAATAGCTGAGGTAGTAGGATTAGACCCCAGCAGGGTTTCTCTTACCCTAGAGCAACTAGTATCTATGGCGGGTAGAGTGAGAGAGTCGGAGATCTACGCCCCCCTCCCAGAGCCCGGTAAGCCTGCTGAAGTACCAGGTATGGTTGACGAGAAGATCATAGAGCACTTGTATGATCCCTCGAGTCTAGTCGAGGAGATAGTAGGCGTAGCCCATGAGGAGAAGATAGACTATGTTGCTGGAATGCTTAACCTCGAGCACGTCAAGGAGTACCTTGCGACATCTAAAGGCTTCGATGGCACCCATGAGTACACGTCAATGGAATCCTATATTAGAGCTTTCGCTGGTGAAGAAGGGAGCGGACAGTGGAGCACCTGTTCAACAAAGCTTAGAAGAGACAAGCTTTCAACAATGGCTAGGATAGCAGCTAGGTATGCTGTAGAATCGAAGAGCAGGCTTGATGTTGAGCCAGGTGTCTACGACCTAGTTCTCTCTCCAATGGTATTCGGGAACCTGCTAGAGTACCTCTCCTATATGGCTACAGGCTTCGCTATAATGACAGGTTTATCAATATTCATGAAGAACCAGCCGGGAGATAAAGTAGCGTCAAGCCAGCTCACAGTGATCGATGATCCCCATGAAGCCGAGCTACCAGGCAGTAGAGGCTTCGATTTAGAAGGCGTTCCTACGAGGAGAAAGCCGATAATAAAGACAGGTGTGTTAGCGACAATACTGCATAACTCTAAAACAGCATCAAAATTCAATACTGAGACCACGGGTAACGCGGGATGGCTTTCCCCAGAGCCATGGAACCTAATAGTAGAGCCCGGCGACTATACTGTTGAAGAATTAATCAGCGAGGTGAGGAAAGGGTTACTCATAAATAACAACTGGTATACGAGGTTCCAGAACTACGTTGAAGGAGAATTCTCAACTATAACAAGAGATGCACTATTCTACATTGAAAACGGCGAGATCAAGGGGGCGGCGAGAAAGATTAGAATAGCTGATAAACTCTCAAGCATACTCGCAAACATAGAGGGGTTGACAAGAGATAGATACGATGTAAAGTGGTGGGAGGTTAGATATCCTACCAGGGCTCCATTCATACTAGTGAGAAACGTGAATACTTCAAAGCACGTAATGTAG